The following coding sequences are from one Triticum dicoccoides isolate Atlit2015 ecotype Zavitan chromosome 4A, WEW_v2.0, whole genome shotgun sequence window:
- the LOC119287952 gene encoding uncharacterized protein LOC119287952 has product MGQLKGQQLRAVAGKRESSGGGEAWVRSTGMSSSTTSGQGQGEGDEAPDLVCVVDCVHGMVDALSCVRWNKHQGAVVELSEHGIVVTVEESGCLQAKVYLKTELFAEYDYGAEGRPRFGLSLGLLVDCLNMFTVPGFASPVEIRYPGPDMQLLLRSVGSPDACIHAEIRTRIPDTVAWDYHFEHAGNTPVTFTVKSAILKESIDDLEWPGSSIQIHFHPDPPSVIFKGEGHGDLEIEFSYYANTDLLIAFQCDQELSYRYKYKFLRATTSNVPSSVLKENRGSKVTIGRGGMLKIQHLVSVARLGTQSYHNFAGGAQQPSRIAFIEFFVKPEEDD; this is encoded by the exons ATGGGCCAGCTGAAGGGGCAGCAGCTTCGCGCCGTCGCGGGAAAAAGAGAatccagcggcggcggcgaggcgtggGTCAGGTCGACGGGGATGAGCTCGTCGACGACGTCCGGCCAGGGGCAGGGCGAGGGCGACGAGGCGCCGGACCTGGTGTGCGTGGTGGACTGCGTCCATGGCATGGTCGATGCCCTCTCCTGCGTCCGCTGGAACAAGCATCAG GGCGCGGTGGTGGAGCTGTCGGAGCACGGCATCGTGGTCACCGTGGAGGAGAGCGGCTGCCTCCAGGCCAAGGTCTACCTCAAGACCGAG CTGTTTGCGGAGTACGACTACGGGGCGGAGGGGCGTCCACGGTTCGGCCTCAGCCTGGGGCTCCTCGTCGACTGCCTCAACATGTTTACCGTCCCCGGGTTCGCCTCCCCTGTCGAGATCCGGTACCCTGGCCCCGACATGCAGCTTCTCCTCAG GTCAGTGGGGTCTCCAGATGCATGTATACATGCAGAAATCAGAACCAGAATTCCTGATACTGTCGCCTGGGATTACCATTTTGAGCATGCAGGGAATACTCCAGTCACTTTTACTGTTAAG TCTGCCATCCTGAAAGAATCAATTGATGACCTTGAGTGGCCAGGCTCCAGCATTCAGATTCATTTTCATCCAGACCCCCCTTCAGTAATATTTAAAGGCGAAGGGCATGGTGACTTGGAG ATAGAATTCTCCTACTATGCAAATACCGATCTTCTAATTGCATTCCAGTGTGACCAAGAACTGTCCTACAG GTATAAGTACAAGTTTCTTCGTGCCACTACCTCAAATGTTCCAAGTAGCGTCTTGAAGGAGAATCGTGGGAGTAAAGTAACGATTGGGAGGGGAGGGATGCTCAAAATCCAGCACCTGGTTTCAGTTGCAAGGCTAGGTACGCAATCCTACCATAACTTTGCTGGAGGGGCTCAACAGCCAAGCCGGATTGCTTTTATCGAGTTCTTTGTGAAGCCGGAGGAGGATGATTGA